One genomic window of Fusarium fujikuroi IMI 58289 draft genome, chromosome FFUJ_chr01 includes the following:
- a CDS encoding related to U4/U6 small nuclear ribonucleoprotein, whose translation MMHPSRQAYVEDAEPQGIALEDVPDDHDYDIPMGGTGVPSEKASAILSQFNRKRLAATIAVPTDDTRVRAKLREMGEPVTLFGEALVDRRDRLRELLTIQAEMTGLENGDITMEDAGDQDQEEEQEEEFYSRGGPELLQARLKLAEYSLPRAKKRVEFQKAESTIPLRTQVKFRKQVKERLQAFELQGSQTVGERHVSMTRISPNGELVAVGNWGGQVKLVEIPSLNQKTTFRGHTNKISGLSWFPGSTLPEHNVSPDAVNLASGGAEGSIHLWSLNQDTPLSTLEGHSQRVCRIEFHPSGRYLASASEDTSWRLWDVETTAEVLLQEGHSRGVYAVSFNTDGSLLASAGLDSIGRIWDLRSGRTVMILDGHLDGHIKPIHALDWSSDGYRVLSGSADGWIKCWDVRKVQRTGGIGAHTSAVSDMRWFKGLDDPLTGVPPGVDDKGAQLPKKSGTFFISSGFDRNVKIFSADDWTLVQTLSGHTGPVASVDYSRDGKWIVSGGHDRTVKLWGRNDGEGV comes from the coding sequence CACCCATCGCGGCAGGCGTACGTCGAGGATGCCGAGCCTCAAGGAATCGCACTGGAAGATGTCCCCGATGACCATGACTACGATATTCCAATGGGCGGAACAGGTGTTCCATCTGAAAAGGCTTCAGCAATCCTCAGCCAATTCAATCGCAAGCGCCTCGCAGCAACGATAGCAGTCCCTACCGATGATACTCGAGTCCGCGCAAAGCTTCGGGAGATGGGAGAACCAGTCACTCTATTCGGAGAGGCACTTGTTGATCGTCGGGATCGATTACGGGAGCTTCTTACCATCCAGGCAGAGATGACAGGCTTGGAAAATGGTGATATTACGATGGAGGACGCTGGAGACCAGGAtcaagaggaggagcaggaggaggagttctACTCAAGAGGTGGGCCTGAACTTCTACAGGCGCGGCTAAAGCTTGCTGAATACTCTCTGCCGCGAGCCAAGAAGAGGGTCGAATTTCAGAAAGCCGAATCTACGATTCCGCTACGCACCCAAGTCAAGTTTCGTAAACAAGTCAAGGAGAGATTACAAGCATTCGAACTCCAGGGCAGTCAGACGGTTGGCGAACGTCATGTCAGCATGACTCGCATATCTCCCAACGGCGAGTTGGTCGCTGTAGGCAACTGGGGTGGGCAAGTCAAGCTGGTCGAAATACCAAGCTTGAACCAAAAGACAACCTTCCGCGGCCACACCAACAAGATTAGCGGCTTGTCTTGGTTTCCCGGATCTACCCTGCCAGAACACAACGTTTCGCCCGACGCCGTCAACCTTGCCTCAGGCGGTGCCGAGGGCTCGATTCATTTATGGTCTCTGAACCAAGATACTCCCCTGTCCACACTCGAAGGACATTCACAGCGAGTGTGTCGTATCGAGTTCCATCCATCTGGACGTTATCTGGCCTCTGCTTCTGAGGATACTTCGTGGCGTCTTTGGGATGTCGAAACAACCGCAGAGgttcttcttcaagaaggtcaCTCAAGAGGTGTCTACGCTGTTAGTTTCAACACTGACGGATCCTTACTCGCAAGTGCTGGTCTGGACAGCATAGGTAGAATCTGGGACTTACGTTCCGGACGTACCGTCATGATCCTGGATGGACATCTTGACGGACACATAAAACCCATCCATGCGCTGGACTGGAGCTCTGATGGATACAGGGTACTATCTGGCTCAGCTGATGGCTGGATCAAGTGTTGGGATGTTCGAAAGGTGCAAAGGACAGGCGGTATTGGTGCGCACACCAGTGCCGTCTCTGATATGCGTTGGTTCAAAGGTCTCGACGACCCCCTCACTGGTGTTCCacctggtgttgatgataagGGTGCACAGCTACCTAAAAAGTCGGGCACCTTCTTCATATCAAGCGGTTTTGATAGAAatgtcaagatcttctcggcAGACGACTGGACACTGGTGCAAACACTCAGCGGCCATACAGGCCCAGTTGCCAGCGTCGACTATAGCAGGGACGGCAAGTGGATTGTCAGTGGAGGCCATGATCGCACAGTCAAACTATGGGGTCGCAATGATGGCGAGGGAGTCTAA